A region from the Aegilops tauschii subsp. strangulata cultivar AL8/78 chromosome 5, Aet v6.0, whole genome shotgun sequence genome encodes:
- the LOC109762495 gene encoding folate-biopterin transporter 1, chloroplastic — MQMVAFSSFLLPPPSPPLPSPAAAAASASTSSSSYPVATHRGRRPREPRCRCGRSPEITPATTTSSGSGDRGPCEEEDASAPPPLPVELDSAAATSADSLTGSATPRYQATSTKGDTRNGDFEKWENNQRGTDGLSSSKSKSAYSKAFGVDLSPDNVAVATVYFVQGVLGLSRLAVSFYLKDDLQLDPAETAVITGFSALPWLVKPLYGFISDSVPLFGYRRRSYLILSGLLGAISWSLMATVVDDKYSAALSIILGSLAVAFSDVVVDSMVVERARGESQSTSGSLQSLCWGSSAFGAIVSAYFSGSLVDTYGVRFVFGVTAFLPLMTSAVAVLVNEQRLCSEERSISLPSSGLIESSKQQIRQIWTAVKQPNIFLPTLFIFLWQATPQSDSAMFYFVTNKIGFTPEFLGRVTLVTSVASLLGVGIYNSFLKAVPLRKIFFVTTILGSVLGMTQVLLVTGLNRKLGISDEWFSIGDSLILTVLGQASFMPVLVLAARLCPLGVEATLFATLMSISNAGSVAGGLVGAGLTQFLGVTKDNFDNLALLIVICNLSSLLPLPLLGLLPDGSPDADNGQTKVD, encoded by the exons ATGCAGATGGTGGCCTTCAGCAGCTTCCTGCTCCCCCCGCCGTCGCCTCCGCTGCCCAGccccgccgcagccgccgcctccgcctccacctcctcgtcctcgTACCCAGTGGCCACGCACCGCGGCCGCCGCCCGCGGGAACCTCGCTGCCGCTGCGGCCGCTCGCCGGAGATAACCCccgccaccaccaccagcagCGGCTCCGGCGACCGCGGCCCGTGCGAAGAGGAGGACGCCTCCGCCCCGCCTCCCCTCCCCGTCGAACTCGACAGCGCCGCCGCCACATCCGCGGACAGCCTAACCG GAAGTGCGACGCCAAGATATCAGGCAACTTCGACTAAAGGGGACACTAGGAATGGAGATTTTGAAAAATGGGAAAACAATCAACGCGGGACAGATGGTTTATCCAGTAGCAAGTCCAAGTCAGCTTACTCCAAAGCATTTGGGGTGGATTTGTCCCCTGATAACGTGGCTGTTGCCACTGTTTATTTTGTGCAAGGAGTTTTAGGTCTTTCCAGACTAGCTGTCAGCTTTTACTTAAAAGATGATCTTCAGCTTGATCCGGCAGAG ACTGCAGTTATAACTGGTTTCTCAGCTTTGCCGTGGTTGGTCAAGCCTCTTTATGGTTTTATCAG TGATTCCGTCCCCCTCTTTGGATATCGAAGAAGGTCATACCTCATTCTATCAGGACTCCTAGGAGCAATTTCATGGAGCTTGATGGCAACAGTTGTGGATGATAAGTACAGTGCAGCGCTCTCTATTATTCTTGGATCTCTTGCAGTTGCCTTCTCTGATGTT GTGGTTGATTCTATGGTCGTTGAGAGAGCTCGGGGTGAGTCACAGAGTACATCTGGATCTCTCCAGTCACTATGTTGGGGATCCTCAGCCTTTGGGGCAATTGTGAGCGCATACTTCAGCGGTTCTCTAGTGGATACTTATGGTGTAAG ATTTGTTTTTGGTGTTACGGCATTTTTACCCCTGATGACATCTGCTGTTGCAGTTCTTGTAAATGAACAGCGTTTGTGTTCTGAGGAACGTTCCATCTCACTTCCAAGTTCAGGATTGATTGAAAGCTCTAAGCAGCAGATCAGGCAGATTTGGACTGCTGTAAAGCAACCGAACATTTTCTTGCCTACTTTGTTCATATTCCTTTGGCAAGCAACACCACAGTCGGATTCTGCCATGTTTTATTTCGT CACAAACAAGATTGGATTCACTCCAGAGTTTCTAGGGCGTGTCACACTCGTTACATCTGTTGCATCCTTGCTGGGCGTCGGAATATATAATTCGTTCCTGAAGGCAGTTCCACTAAGAAAAATCTTTTTTGTGACAACAATTTTAGGTTCTGTCCTTGGAATGACACAG GTTCTGCTTGTCACTGGGCTCAATAGGAAGCTGGGGATAAGTGATGAATGGTTCTCCATTGGGGATTCCTTGATCCTCACAGTCCTTGGTCAG GCTTCCTTCATGCCTGTGTTGGTGTTGGCCGCGAGGTTGTGTCCCCTGGGAGTGGAAGCGACGTTGTTCGCCACTCTGATGTCCATTTCGAACGCGGGAAGTGTCGCTGGTGGTCTGGTGGGCGCGGGCCTAACCCAGTTTCTGGGTGTCACAAAGGACAACTTCGACAATCTGGCTCTGCTGATCGTGATCTGCAACCTCAGCTCCCTGCTGCCTCTGCCTCTCCTGGGCCTCCTTCCAGATGGATCACCGGATGCTGATAATGGGCAAACTAAAGTTGATTGA
- the LOC109762496 gene encoding uncharacterized protein, producing the protein MRFAVTKVCASGAKARAGLLQIGSSGVETPALLLSTRKGLPAFMSPDLLSSLPLPDSLLLNVCPTHFIEVPPSKTISNIGGLHRMLGLPDHILVAAAGESTECLPSSDATNKFGASFETPAGRKLVKPSDYMELISCLQPNLWASLADEVPAWVNEKRNKTSVERTLRWLDACIALDAASGRNSLGVVVGGSSIEQRKLCATEVSKRNVSGFWIGGFGLGESVEERCSLLNAVTDCLPLEKPRIVSRLGLPEEVLEGVASGIDLFDSTYIYQLTMGGFALIFPIDMVEREMQNGVFDSSAGDSAKINLRATTYRKDMSRIVDGCTCFTCQNHTRAYLNHLINVHEMLAQILLEIHNTHHYLRFFRSIREAIKAGEFDIFWKQFVENRRSQIAAAAM; encoded by the exons ATGCGGTTTGCGGTGACAAAAGTGTGCGCTAGTGGGGCAAAGGCTCGCGCGGGGTTGCTCCAGATTGGAAGCAGCGGTGTTGAGACGCCAGCGCTGCTTTTGTCCACACGCAAGGGGCTGCCGGCGTTTATGTCTCCTGACCTGCTTTCCTCCCTCCCCCTTCCAGACTCCCTCCTCCTCAATGTCTGCCCAACCCACTT TATAGAGGTTCCTCCATCAAAAACCATATCTAATATTGGTGGTTTGCATCGTATGCTGGGTCTGCCTGATCATATCCTCGTAGCCGCGGCTGGTGAGTCTACCGAGTGTTTACCATCAAGTGACGCCACCAATAAATTTGGTGCATCTTTTGAAACACCTGCGGGTCGTAAACTG GTTAAACCATCAGACTATATGGAGTTGATTTCCTGCTTGCAACCTAATTTGTGGGCAAGCTTGGCAGATGAGGTTCCAGCCTGGGTTAATGAGAAACGGAACAAAACATCTGTTGAGCGAACACTACGCTGGCTTGATGCATGTATTGCTTTGGATGCG GCTTCTGGGAGGAACTCTTTAGGTGTAGTTGTTGGGGGATCTAGTATAGAACAACGAAAACTGTGTGCCACTGAAGTATCGAAGAGGAATGTATCAG GCTtttggattggagggtttggccTTGGAGAGAGTGTGGAAGAACGTTGCAGTTTACTCAATGCAGTAACA GATTGTTTGCCATTGGAGAAACCTCGGATTGTCTCTAGGCTTGGTCTTCCAG aggAGGTCTTGGAGGGTGTAGCTTCTGGCATCGACCTTTTTGACTCCAC GTACATTTACCAACTTACTATGGGTGGTTTTGCACTGATCTTCCCCATTGACATGGTTGAAAGAGAGATGCAGAATGGTGTATTCGACAGTAGTGCTGGAGATTCTGCAAAGATTAACCTGCGTGCAACAACATATCG GAAAGACATGTCACGGATAGTCGATGGCTGTACCTGCTTCACGTGCCAGAATCACACCCGTGCTTACCTGAATCATCTGATCAACGTCCATGAGATGCTGGCTCAGATTCTACTGGAGAT ACACAACACCCATCACTATCTCCGGTTCTTCCGATCGATACGGGAGGCGATCAAGGCCGGAGAGTTTGACATCTTCTGGAAGCAGTTTGTTGAGAACAGGCGCTCCCAGATTGCTGCTGCTGCGATGTAG
- the LOC109762494 gene encoding uncharacterized protein encodes MRLSHCETYCASPLCYIPCLPKSKDAPPPAAAADAVSAAPCPVEDKPPQVQKFEAVAPAAADNDEDDKDHKEHEDGEKTAPPMPLPKSNLKKANCGEDGACAPKGNVKWLDLLGKDLTEVKEFEPSESGDSMDDEGISTCVCVIQ; translated from the exons ATGAGGCTCTCGCACTGTGAGACCTACTGCGCCTCCCCCCTCTGCTACATCCCGTGCCTCCCCAAATCCAAAGATGcaccaccacccgccgccgccgccgacgccgtcTCCGCGGCCCCCTGCCCGGTCGAGGACAAGCCGCCTCAGGTCCAGAAGTTTGAGGCCGTCGCGCCGGCGGCGGCCGACAATGATGAAGACGACAAGGACCACAAGGAGCACGAGGACGGCGAGAAGACGGCGCCGCCGATGCCACTACCCAAGAGCAACCTCAAGAAGGCCAATTGCGGCGAGGACGGCGCCTGCGCCCCCAAGGGCAATGTGAAGTGGCTTGATTTGCTGGGGAAGGATCTCACCGAGGTCAAGGAGTTCGAGCCAAG CGAATCCGGAGACTCGATGGACGACGAAGGCATCTCGACGTGCGTGTGCGTCATCCAATGA